The Metabacillus schmidteae nucleotide sequence CGTGCATCAAGTTCATTACCTTTTATTGCTCCTATAGTAGAATATAAAGGGAAACAATTATTAGATGGAGGAATCACTGATTCTGTTCCTATTAAAAAAGCAGAAGAGGATGGTAATAAACGTAATATTGTTGTGCTAACAAGAGAAGAATCTTATTTGAAGAAAAAATCTAACATTAGTTGGGTATTAAATAAAACGTACCGTAAGTATCCTAAATTAATAGAAGCAATCTTAACTCGATATAAAATGTACAATGATACTATTGAACATATTAAGGAACAAGAAAAAAAAGGAAAAGTCTTTGTGATTAGACCGAGCTCAGCTTTGAAAGTCGGAAGAATTGAAAGAAATCAACAAAAACTTGAAGAATTATATTCAATTGGTATGGAAGATGCAAAGAAGGAATTTAATCGTCTGGAAGAGTGGTTAAAAACAACCAACTAAAACGATCAACTATTCTGAAACAAAATACTCTTTTATAATGAATTTTAAAGTGCTGAATAAGTGAGGGAAAATGATGGATAAGCAAATGATCAATGACATTCTAAATCAATTAAGGGATGGAGAGTTACACGAATACTATGTAACAAAAGAGCACTTTTTACCATTTCGTGAGGTTCTTGTAGCACGTGAGGATTTTAAGCATTTTCGCGGGATCGCACAACAAGGTGGACATGTTGTCTATCGTTATTTAAATGAGCCGAGAAGTTAGTTAACCAACTTCTTGGCTCTTTTTTTCGTAGTATCATATTTGTGTTCTTTTTATAGATAAGTAAAACTTTGGATGTTT carries:
- a CDS encoding patatin-like phospholipase family protein, with protein sequence MKDTGLVLEGGGMRGIYTAGVLEVFMEQDLYVPYVIGVSAGACFGASYLSRQKGRNRKVNIDYVTHPKYLSLQNYVKHRQLFGMDFIFDEIPNSLVPFDYDTFYKGAEEFVITATDCKTGLPVYYNKLDYGNEMLTVIRASSSLPFIAPIVEYKGKQLLDGGITDSVPIKKAEEDGNKRNIVVLTREESYLKKKSNISWVLNKTYRKYPKLIEAILTRYKMYNDTIEHIKEQEKKGKVFVIRPSSALKVGRIERNQQKLEELYSIGMEDAKKEFNRLEEWLKTTN